A segment of the Allosaccharopolyspora coralli genome:
TACACGGCGGCGCTGTTGTCGGCTGTGGGCGCTGAGGGCGGCACAGGGGAGCCCGGCACTTCCGACGGACCGGTCGCCGCATTGCACGGTACGGAAGCGACGAGTGCGTTGCGCGCCGAATACCGTGGCCTGGTCCTGGAGATCGCGGGCGCTGATCTCGGGGCGGTGGTCGAATCCTCGCTGGACGCGCCGTCGTACGAGCGCGTGGCCGCGGCACTGTCGGACGTGGCGGTGGCGGCGTTGCGGGCGGCACTGGCCGTGGCGGTGCGTGAGGTCGGACAGGAGATGGCCGCGGCACGGTGGTCGGTGATCGCGATGGGCAAGTGCGGAGGGCGGGAACTCAACTACGTCAGCGATGTCGACGTCGTGTTCGTGGCGGATTCCGAGGCCGACGTCGCGCCCGCGACGCGGCTCGCCAGCACCGTGATGCAGGTGGCGGGCAAGGCGTTCTTCGAGGTTGACGCGGCGCTGCGACCGGAAGGCAAGTCGGGGGCCCTGGTGCGCACGCTCGATGGACACCTGGCGTACTACCGCCGGTGGGCGCGCACGTGGGAGTTCCAGGCGCTGTTGAAAGCCCGTGCGGTGGCAGGGGATCCCGAGCTGGGGCAACGGTACGAGGACGCGGTGCAACCGCTGGTGTGGACGGCGGCCGAACGGAAGGACTTCGTCCCCGACGTTCGGTCGATGCGCAGGCGGGTGGAGGACCACGTGCCCGCGGAGCTGGCCGAGCGGGAGTTGAAACTCGGGCGCGGTGGCTTGCGCGACGTCGAGTTCGCGGTGCAACTGCTGCAGATGGTGCACGGCCGCAGTGAAGAGTCGGTGCGCTCCCAGTCCACTTTGGATGCTCTGTTGTCGCTGGGGGACAACGGCTACGTCGGTCGCAACGACGCCGCCGACCTGGTCGAGTCGTACCGGTTCCTGCGCGCTGTCGAGCACCGGTTGCAGCTGCGGAAATTGCTGCGCACGCACTTGTTTCCGGCTGAAGGGGACAACGAGACACTGCACTCGCTGGCACGGTCGCTGGGCTTGCGTTCCCGGGGCAAGCAGAGCGCGGGCGACGTGCTGCTCGCCGAGTTCCGCAGGCACGGCAACCGAGTGCGCCGCCTGCACGAGAAGTTGTTCTACCGGCCGCTGCTGGAGGCCGTGTCGAAGGTTCCGACCGCTGCGATGCGGCTCACCACCGGAGCGGCGGCCGACCGGCTCAGCGCGCTCGGCTACACCTCGCCGGAGGGAGCTCTGCGCCACATCGAGGCGTTGACCTCGGGAATGTCGCGGCGTGCCGCGATCCAGGGCGCGCTGCTTCCCGTGTTGCTGGATCTGTTCGCCGAGACGCCCGACCCGGACGGTGGTCTGCTCGCATACCGGAAGGTCTCGGAGGCGCTGGCCGAGACCCCGTGGTACTTGAGGCTGCTCCGCGACGAAGGGGTGGTCGTCGAGCGGCTCGCGACCTTGCTGGGCACGTCGAAGCTCGTCCCGGAGATGCTGGTGCGTGCTCCGGAGGTGTTGCGGTTGCTGGCCGACTCGCCCGCACTCGCCGAGCGTGACCCTGACGAGGTCGCGACCTCGCTGCGCAGCGCGGTCTCGAGGCATCCGGATCCGGAACGGGCCGTGGCGACGGCTCGGTCGCTTCGGCGCTACGAGATGCTGCGGGTGGGCTGTGGGGATCTGCTCGGGCTCATCGAGCCCCACCGGGTGTTTCGCGCGTTGTCGACGGTGTGGGTCGCGGTGCTGGAGGCCGCGTTGGAGGCTTCGGCCCGCGACGTCGCGAAACGTCCTGAGTGGATGAACGACGCGGGTGTTCCGGCGCGCATCGCGGTGATCGGCATGGGCAGGCTCGGCGGCGCCGAGCTGGGTTACGGTTCGGACGCGGACGTGTTGTTCGTGTGTGAACCCGCGGACGGGGTGGAGGAGTCGACCGCGGTGCGGTTCGCCACGGCGGTCGTCGAGCAGGTCCGGAGACTGTTGGGGGCGCCCAGCCAGGACCCTCCGCTGGAAGTCGACATCGGACTCCGGCCGGAAGGCAAGCAGGGTGCGCTCGTGCGCACGCTCGAGTCCTGCGTGAGCTATTACGAGCGTTGGGCCGATGTCTGGGAGGCGCAGGCGTTGCTGCGTGCGCGTCCGGTGGCGGGCGACGGTGAGCTCGGGCGCCGGTTCTGCGCGGCGATCGACCGGTTCCGCTATCCCGCCGATGGTCTGGACGAGGCGAAGGTGCGGGAGATCCGCCGGATCAAGGCGCGCGTGGATTCGGAGCGGTTGCCACGCGGTGCCGATCCGGCGACACACACGAAGCTCGGGCGTGGCGGACTCGCCGACGTGGAGTGGACGTTGCAGCTGCTGCAGCTGCAGCACGCGCACGCGCACGAATCGCTCCGTGTGACCTCCACTGTGGAGGGTTTGCGGGCGGCGTCCGAGGTCGGTGTGCTGGACGCCGACGACACCGACGAACTCGTCGAGGCGTGGACGCTCGCGATGCGCAGCCGTAACGCCGTGATGCTGGTACGCGGGAAGGCGGGTGACCAGCTACCCAAGCAGGCGCGGGAACTCGCCGCGGTGGCCGCCGCTCTCGGATATCCGGCGGGCGTGGACACCGGCGAGGTGATGGACGACTATCTGCGTGTGACGCGCCGGGCCCGCACGGTCGTGGAGCGAGTGTTCTACGGCGAAGCCACGGACTGACCCGGACGAGTGGGGCGGGCGGGGAATAGCGCTGCGTCGTCCGCCCGTTGCGCGGAGTATGAAGGCTGTTGCGCTCACCGAGTACGGTGCCTCCGACGTGTTGTCGTTGCAAGAACTTCCCGACCCGCTGGTCGGCCCGGACCGCGTCCTCGTCGACGTGCGCGCCGCCGGCGTGAACCCGGTGGATTACAAGATCCGGGGAGGCTATCTGCGCGGAGCGTTTCCGCACCACACGCCGTTGATTCCGGGTTGGGACGTCTCCGGGGTGGTCACGGCTGTCGGACCGGCGGTGACCCGCTTCGAGGTCGGAGACGAGGTCGTCGGGTACGTGCGCGAGGACCATGTGCAGAACGGGACTTATGCCGAGAGGGTGAGCGCGCCGGAGCGGACGTTGGCGCCGAAGCCCTCGTCGCTGAGTTTCGAGCAGGGGTCGGCGCTGCCGCTCGCCGGGTTGACCGCACTGCAGCTGCTACGTGCCGTCGGGGTCGGTGACGGTGACACGGTGCTGGTGCACGCCGCGGCAGGCGGCGTCGGACATTTCGCCGTCCAGATCGCGCAGAAGCTCGGGGCATCGAAGGTCATCGGCACGGCTTCCGAACGCAACCACGAGTTTCTGGGCGAGCTGGGTGCCGAACCGGTCACCTACGGCGACGGGCTGCGTGGACGCGTCGGAGCGTTGGTCGGGGGTGACGGCAAGGTCGACGCTGCAGTCGACTTCATCGGCGGTCAGGCACTGACGGAATCCCCGGGCCTGGTCCGTGATCCGGCCCGACACGGGTCTGTGGTGGATGCCGCCACGGTGCTCGACCAGGGCGGCCGGTACGTCTTCGTCCGTCCCGACTTCGATGACCTCACGTGGCTCGGCGAGCTCGTGGACTCCGGCGCACTGCGCGTCGAGGTCGCCCGCACGTTCCCGCTCGCCGAGGCGGCCGAGGCGCAGCGACTCCTCGAAGAAGGCCACGTCCGAGGCAAGATCGCCCTCACCACCCGGTGAGGACGCGTGGGCCAGGCGCGATCGAGTTGTCTACAGAGGCGGTGGGGCTGCGTGAAGCGACTCGACGAGCAGACTGAACGTGATATGCGGGCCGATGCTCGCGCACTGGAGAACGAAGCCGCGAGGACCGGTCCTTGCCCGTCCGGCACGCTCGTCACGCGCCCGAATCAGCCGGGTGGCACTTCCAGCCCACACGAGTGAGCCGATCCCGGACTGAATGTTGTCGCGCAGGAGTGCCGTCCGTGGCTGCTTGAGCGGTTCGATCATCCACGGCGGCCTGACCGAACGATCCGGATTCTGCGGTCCGAGGCACGACCGTTCGATCACCTATGTCGGTGATCGTTGCTGCAATGCTCCGAAGGTCGAGACTACCGAGGGAGCAACCCATGAGTGACGCCGGTGGCGGGCTCGTGTACGACGACTTGATCGAGGGGTGGCGGCGCACCGGAGTGCGACCGGGAATGGTCTTGATGGTGCACTCGTCGCTGTCGAGCCTGGGGCATGTCCGTGGCGGAGCTGCGACGGTGGTGCGGAGTTTGCGCGGAGCGGTCGGGCCTGCTGGCACGGTTGTCGTCCCTACGTTGACGCCACACGTTGCCGACCCCGCTCCTGAATGTGTCGGCGTACCGTCCGCGACGGTACAGGCGCAGAGAGCCAGTGTGCCGCTGTTTCAGCAGGACACTCCCAGTAGCACTGGTGCGATCGCGGAAGCTGTCCGGCTGCTTGCCTGTGCTGAGCGCAGCGGTCATCCGCAGGCGTCCGTCGCCGCGGTGGGTGCGCACGCGGCCGAGATCACGCGCGAGCAGAGCTTGGCATACGCGATCGGACGCGATTCGCCCTTCGGGAAGATGCACGAGCTTGGGGCTCACGTCCTGCTGATGGGTGTTGGGCACAATCGCAACACCTTCTTGCATTACGTGGAATCGCTGCTCCCACGGCCCCGGTTGAAGGTGCGGCGCTTCCCGTGGTCGGCGGGGGACGAACGCGTGTGGGTCGAGACGGAGGACGTTGCCGACGACAACGACACGCATTTCCCGGTCCTCGGGGAAGAGTTCGAGCGATGGGACGGAGTGCAGCCCGTGCGGGTGGGGAACGCGCTGTGCCGTGTGGTGTCGGCGCAGGCACTGGTCCGGTTCGCCACGGCGCGACTCGATGAGCTGCTGTGCGGAAGCGGCACGGTCAGAGGGCGCGCGGGTTGATCTGCGTGGGTAGTTCCACGGCGGAACCGCCCCAGGAATGGCGCGAACGGCACTTTCGCCTCGCGAGACGAGGCGAAAGTGCCGTTCGCATCACGCTGGCAGCGAACCGGAGAGATCGTCCACCACGATGCGCACCACACACCTCCACTCGTGCGAAGCGGCCGCCCCCGGATCGGGAGCGGCCGCCGCGTCGAGCCGATACGTCGATCACACGTCGAAGTACAGCGCGAACTCGTGCGGGTGCGGACGCAGCCGGATCGGGTCGATCTCGTCCGTCCGCTTGAGCTGGATCCACTCCTGGATGAGGTCCTCGGTGAACACCCCGCCCTCGAGCAGGTAGTCGTGGTCCTCCTCCAGGCGGTCGATGACCTCCGCCAGGCTGGACGGCACCTGCGCGACGCCGGTGGCCTCCTCCGGAGGCAGCTCGTAGAGGTCCTTGTCGATCGGTTCCGGCGGCTCGATCTTGTTCTTCACGCCGTCCAGGCCCGCCATGAGCATCGCGGCGAACGCCAGGTACGGGTTGCCCGACGGGTCGGGGCAGCGGAACTCGACGCGCTTGGCCTTCGGGTTGGTGCCGGTGATCGGGATCCGCATGCACGCGGAGCGGTTGCGCTGCGAGTACACCAGGTTCACCGGTGCCTCGAAGCCCGGAACCAGGCGGTGGTACGAGTTGACTGTCGGGTTGGTGAACGCGAGCAGGCTCGGCGCGTGGTGCAGGATGCCGCCGATGTAGTGGCGAGCCATGTCCGAGAGGTTGGCGTAGCCCGCCTCGTCGTGGAACAGCGGCTCGCCGTCGTTCCACAGCGACATGTGGGTGTGCATCCCCGAACCGTTGTCGCCGAACAGCGGTTTCGGCATGAAGGTCGCGGTCTTGCCGTTCTCCCACGCGGTGTTCTTCACGATGTACTTGAACAGCTGCAGGTCGTCCGCGGCGTGCAGCATCGTGTTGAACTTGTAGTTGATCTCGGCCTGGCCGCCCGTGCCGACCTCGTGGTGGGCGCGCTCCACGGTGAACCCGGACTCCTGCATCTGCACGGCCATCTTGTCGCGCAGGTCGGCGAAGTGGTCGTAGGGCGAGACCGGGAAGTACCCGCCCTTCATGCGGGTCTTGTAGCCGAGGTTTCCGCCTTCTTCCTCGCGGCCGGTGTTCCACCAGCCCTCGACCGAGTCGACCTCGGCGAACGACTTGTTCGGGCCCTCGTCGAAACGCACCGAGTCGAACACGTAGAACTCGGCCTCGGAGCCGAAGAGCGCCTTGTCCGCGATGCCCGACTCCGAGAGGTACTGCTCGGCCTTGCGGGCGATGTTGCGGGGGTCGCGGCTGTAGGGCTCCAGCGTGAACGGGTCGTGCACGAAGAAGTTGAGGATCAACGTCTTCTCCGCGCGGTACGGGTCGACGCGCGCCGTGTACGGGTCCGGCAGCAGCAGCATGTCCGACTCGTGGATCGACTGGAACCCGCGGACCGACGAGCCGTCGAACGCGAGCCCCTCGGTGAAGGTGTCGTGGTCGAAAGCCGACGCAGGCACCGTGAAGTGCTGCATGACGCCCGGCAGGTCGCAGAAGCGGACGTCAACGAACCGCACGTCTTCCTCGGCGATGAAGTTCAGGACCTCGTCTGGATTTGTGAACACCCTCGATGGCTCCTTCGTGGTCGGGGACGACTCGCGGCGTCGGTGCCGGTCGATCCTGTGCCCGGGACGTTCCCGGGAAGCGCTCGATGTCGTTCACCCTAGGTGAGCGGTGTTGCCCGGTCGTCACCCCGATGTTTCGTTGGCGTTAACGGATCCGAGCCGTGCGACCGGGCGAGTGCGCCGGTCGCACCGTCGCGCCGTACCCTGGAAGCCGTGGGAAGAATGACCGGTTCCCGGCGGTCCGGGGCGGGTGCGCGGCGCCACGGCGATGCCGACGGCGCCCAGCACGGCGACGGCGCTGGTGCCCGATACAACGATGCCACTGGCGAGCCGCGCTGGCGAGGGGAACGCCTCGGCCTGCCCGAGAGCGGGCCGGGAGCGGCCGCGCCCACAGGACGGCGAATGGTCGGCTTCCTGCTCGACATCACGATGTCCGCGCTGGTCGCAGCACTGGTCACCATGCCGGAGTATCCGGGGCACTGGAGCCTGCTGGCGTGGGCGTTGCTGTCCGTGGTGCCGGTGAGCCTGTTCGGCGTCACCCCGGGCATGGCGCTCATGGGGATCTGGGTGGCACGGATCGACGGCTCGTCGATGGTGGGTCTGTGGCGGGCCGCCGTGCGCTGCGCGCTGACGCTGCTGCTCATCCCGGCCATGGTGTGGAACGTCGACGGCCGCGCGTGGCACGACCGCCTTACCGGCACTCTGGTGCTGCGTCGCTGAGCGACCAGCTGTGAACGTGGGTAGGTGGTCCAGTACCGCCGCACGCACTCCGAACGCCTGAGCCCCTCAGCGTGCCCGTGCTGAACACGGTGACCATGCCCCGACGCATCAGGGCAAGATCAAAGGCAGGCACTCCGACCGGGTCATCGACCGCGCCGCATCGTCCGCTGCATGTTCCGCATCTTCGCGCCCTGCGGCATCGGCCCCTTCGGCATGGCGTTGCCGCGGGAGGCGAGTGCGGTGAGCCGGTTCTCGATCGAGTCGATCTGCGCGACGCTGATGTTGCGCGGCAGCTTCGACAGGTGCGTCTGCAGCTTGCGCAGCGGAACCTCGTTCTCGTCGTTTCCGACCACGACCTCGTAGATCGGCGTCTCGCCGACGACTCGGGAGACGCGCTTCTTCTCCTGCGACATGAGGTTGCGGAGCCGGTGCGGGGTGCCTTCGCCGACGAGGACGATGCCGGGCCGCCCGATGAGCCGGTGCACCGCGTCGAGCTGCGCCGTGCCGGCGACGGCCTGAGTAAGCCGCCACTTACCGCGAAGGTTGTCGAGCGCCCACCCGGCCGCCCCTGGCTGCCCTTCCGCCTTGCGGTAGACGGTGCGTTGCACCCGGCGGCCGAAGATGATCACCGCGCCGAGCAGGCCGAATGCGATGCCGACCGGCAGGAACATCCAGTGCATGTTCCAGATCAGGCCGAGCAGAAACGCCACCGCGGTGACGCCCAGCAGCACCCCGACCATGATCGGGATGAGCAGCTTGTCCTCCTTGCGCTGCATCTGGAACGCCTGGAAAAGCTGCTGGCGGCGTGCCTTGGACGCCTGCCGTTTCTGCTTGCGCGCCTCTTTTTTGGCGGCTTTGTCTTGCGAGGCCATGACTCCCAGAATACGGCTGCCGGTCCCGTTGCCACAGTCGCGGGTCGATGGCGCGGTTCCGGGCCTCGTGAGCTCGACG
Coding sequences within it:
- a CDS encoding aminoglycoside N(3)-acetyltransferase — encoded protein: MVLMVHSSLSSLGHVRGGAATVVRSLRGAVGPAGTVVVPTLTPHVADPAPECVGVPSATVQAQRASVPLFQQDTPSSTGAIAEAVRLLACAERSGHPQASVAAVGAHAAEITREQSLAYAIGRDSPFGKMHELGAHVLLMGVGHNRNTFLHYVESLLPRPRLKVRRFPWSAGDERVWVETEDVADDNDTHFPVLGEEFERWDGVQPVRVGNALCRVVSAQALVRFATARLDELLCGSGTVRGRAG
- a CDS encoding bifunctional [glutamine synthetase] adenylyltransferase/[glutamine synthetase]-adenylyl-L-tyrosine phosphorylase; this encodes MAHSSARSGSTPSPARYGFSDAERARSQLIAAGWWSESGPVPAFAEVVAALSRAADPDLALLAVDRFRESVGEWDAVSAELASDPGLRGRLLAVWGVSSAFADHLVAHPEDWQRLRSSRARGPSSVEEYTAALLSAVGAEGGTGEPGTSDGPVAALHGTEATSALRAEYRGLVLEIAGADLGAVVESSLDAPSYERVAAALSDVAVAALRAALAVAVREVGQEMAAARWSVIAMGKCGGRELNYVSDVDVVFVADSEADVAPATRLASTVMQVAGKAFFEVDAALRPEGKSGALVRTLDGHLAYYRRWARTWEFQALLKARAVAGDPELGQRYEDAVQPLVWTAAERKDFVPDVRSMRRRVEDHVPAELAERELKLGRGGLRDVEFAVQLLQMVHGRSEESVRSQSTLDALLSLGDNGYVGRNDAADLVESYRFLRAVEHRLQLRKLLRTHLFPAEGDNETLHSLARSLGLRSRGKQSAGDVLLAEFRRHGNRVRRLHEKLFYRPLLEAVSKVPTAAMRLTTGAAADRLSALGYTSPEGALRHIEALTSGMSRRAAIQGALLPVLLDLFAETPDPDGGLLAYRKVSEALAETPWYLRLLRDEGVVVERLATLLGTSKLVPEMLVRAPEVLRLLADSPALAERDPDEVATSLRSAVSRHPDPERAVATARSLRRYEMLRVGCGDLLGLIEPHRVFRALSTVWVAVLEAALEASARDVAKRPEWMNDAGVPARIAVIGMGRLGGAELGYGSDADVLFVCEPADGVEESTAVRFATAVVEQVRRLLGAPSQDPPLEVDIGLRPEGKQGALVRTLESCVSYYERWADVWEAQALLRARPVAGDGELGRRFCAAIDRFRYPADGLDEAKVREIRRIKARVDSERLPRGADPATHTKLGRGGLADVEWTLQLLQLQHAHAHESLRVTSTVEGLRAASEVGVLDADDTDELVEAWTLAMRSRNAVMLVRGKAGDQLPKQARELAAVAAALGYPAGVDTGEVMDDYLRVTRRARTVVERVFYGEATD
- the glnA gene encoding type I glutamate--ammonia ligase encodes the protein MFTNPDEVLNFIAEEDVRFVDVRFCDLPGVMQHFTVPASAFDHDTFTEGLAFDGSSVRGFQSIHESDMLLLPDPYTARVDPYRAEKTLILNFFVHDPFTLEPYSRDPRNIARKAEQYLSESGIADKALFGSEAEFYVFDSVRFDEGPNKSFAEVDSVEGWWNTGREEEGGNLGYKTRMKGGYFPVSPYDHFADLRDKMAVQMQESGFTVERAHHEVGTGGQAEINYKFNTMLHAADDLQLFKYIVKNTAWENGKTATFMPKPLFGDNGSGMHTHMSLWNDGEPLFHDEAGYANLSDMARHYIGGILHHAPSLLAFTNPTVNSYHRLVPGFEAPVNLVYSQRNRSACMRIPITGTNPKAKRVEFRCPDPSGNPYLAFAAMLMAGLDGVKNKIEPPEPIDKDLYELPPEEATGVAQVPSSLAEVIDRLEEDHDYLLEGGVFTEDLIQEWIQLKRTDEIDPIRLRPHPHEFALYFDV
- a CDS encoding RDD family protein; the protein is MTGSRRSGAGARRHGDADGAQHGDGAGARYNDATGEPRWRGERLGLPESGPGAAAPTGRRMVGFLLDITMSALVAALVTMPEYPGHWSLLAWALLSVVPVSLFGVTPGMALMGIWVARIDGSSMVGLWRAAVRCALTLLLIPAMVWNVDGRAWHDRLTGTLVLRR
- a CDS encoding DUF4191 domain-containing protein, whose amino-acid sequence is MASQDKAAKKEARKQKRQASKARRQQLFQAFQMQRKEDKLLIPIMVGVLLGVTAVAFLLGLIWNMHWMFLPVGIAFGLLGAVIIFGRRVQRTVYRKAEGQPGAAGWALDNLRGKWRLTQAVAGTAQLDAVHRLIGRPGIVLVGEGTPHRLRNLMSQEKKRVSRVVGETPIYEVVVGNDENEVPLRKLQTHLSKLPRNISVAQIDSIENRLTALASRGNAMPKGPMPQGAKMRNMQRTMRRGR
- a CDS encoding NADP-dependent oxidoreductase gives rise to the protein MKAVALTEYGASDVLSLQELPDPLVGPDRVLVDVRAAGVNPVDYKIRGGYLRGAFPHHTPLIPGWDVSGVVTAVGPAVTRFEVGDEVVGYVREDHVQNGTYAERVSAPERTLAPKPSSLSFEQGSALPLAGLTALQLLRAVGVGDGDTVLVHAAAGGVGHFAVQIAQKLGASKVIGTASERNHEFLGELGAEPVTYGDGLRGRVGALVGGDGKVDAAVDFIGGQALTESPGLVRDPARHGSVVDAATVLDQGGRYVFVRPDFDDLTWLGELVDSGALRVEVARTFPLAEAAEAQRLLEEGHVRGKIALTTR